The Salvelinus fontinalis isolate EN_2023a chromosome 24, ASM2944872v1, whole genome shotgun sequence genome has a segment encoding these proteins:
- the LOC129821962 gene encoding tubulin-specific chaperone cofactor E-like protein isoform X2: MSVWLFYHFGDPADPEGMWDSGAVVPHEEEGRTFMQVLSEKYSPENFPYRRGPGMGVVVVPTLPQGSPMKDRLNLPSVLVLAGCGISHAGEQREIAAFCAHVMELDLSHNKLQDWHEISKIVSNIPNLDFLNLSSNPLSEVVLEPSRAKAFARVRRLVLNNTQVSWNTVLVLTREMPELEELFLCLNEYTTVSASTVPCPTLRLLHITDNNLQEWAEVRKIGPMFPGLETLVMSNCNLSSIQDSEEMLRRLFPNLRSINLHNSGLNRWEDIEKLNQFPKLEDVRLQGIPLLQTYTNTERRSLMVSHLPSVSSLNGSVVTDGEREDSERFFIRYHVDYPEEELPYRYHCLVTKYGKLEPLAEIDLRPRCHAKVEVHCEDKVAEVSIRLDQTVADLKKQLRTVVQLSANQMRLYYIDKECVFGPEEMKYHTRALHSYSIQDGDELLVVPKAGRGTTTTAKPLSNLNSKTLTPPP; encoded by the exons ATGAGTGTTTGGCTCTTTTACCACTTCGGCGACCCAGCCGACCCAGAGGGGATGTGGGACAGTGGGGCCGTGGTTCCACACGAGGAGGAGGGCCGCACCTTCATGCAGGTTCTCAGCGAGAAGTACAGCCCGGAAAACTTCCCGTATCGCCGAGGGCCCGGCATGGGCGTGGTGGTAGTGCCAACTCTCCCACAAGGCTCGCCCATGAAAG atcgTTTGAACCTTCCCAGTGTGCTcgtcctggctggctgtggaatCAGCCATgcgggagagcagagagagatagcagCCTTCTGTGCCCACGTGATGGAGCTTGACCTGTCCCACAACAAGCTCCAGGACTGGCATGAG ATCAGTAAGATTGTGTCAAACATCCCCAACCTGGACTTCCTCAACCTGAGCTCCAACCCGCTAAGTGAGGTTGTCTTGGAGCCTAGCCGTGCTAAGGCCTTTGCCCGAGTCCGACGCCTGGTCCTCAACAACACTCAAGTGTCCTGGAACACGGTGCTCGTACTAACACGGGAGATGCCTGA GCTGGAGGAGCTGTTCCTGTGCCTTAATGAGTACACCACCGTGTCAGCCTCTACTGTGCCCTGCCCCACACTGCGCCTGCTGCACATCACAGACAACAACCTGCAGGAATGGGCCGAGGTGCGCAAGATTGGGCCCATGTTCCCCGGCTTGGAAACTCTGGTTATGTCCAACTGCAACCTGAGTTCCATTCAGGACTCAGAAGAAATGCTGCGGCGCCTCTTCCCCAACCTACGCAGCATCAATCTGCACAACTCAG GTCTTAACCGATGGGAGGACATAGAGAAGCTGAACCAGTTTCCTAAACTGGAAGATGTGAGGCTGCAGGGGATTCCCTTACTGCAGACCTATACCAACACAGAGCGTCGGAGCCTCATGGTATCACA CCTGCCCTCTGTATCATCACTCAATGGCAGTGTGGTGacggacggggagagagaggactccGAGAGGTTCTTCATCCGTTACCATGTCGACTACCCAGAGGAGGAGCTACCTTACAG GTACCACTGCCTGGTGACCAAATACGGGAAGCTGGAACCCTTGGCTGAGATCGACCTTCGACCCCGCTGCCACGCCAAGGTGGAGGTGCACTGCGAGGACAAGGTGGCGGAGGTGAGTATCCGCCTGGACCAGACTGTGGCCGACCTGAAGAAACAGCTGAGGACAGTGGTGCAGCTGTCGGCCAATCAGATGCGTCTTTACTACATCGACAAGGAGTGTGTCTTTGGGCCGGAGGAGATGAAGTACCACACCAGAGCCCTCCACTCCTACAGTATCCAGGACGGGGACGAACTCCTGGTGGTGCCTAAGGCTGGCCGAGGGACTACCACCACTGCCAAACCACTATCAAACCTTAACTCCAAAACCTTAACTCCCccgccatag
- the LOC129821962 gene encoding tubulin-specific chaperone cofactor E-like protein isoform X3, translating into MEPSLQKPTMSCDSGLVERNIAGADPARLISMSVWLFYHFGDPADPEGMWDSGAVVPHEEEGRTFMQVLSEKYSPENFPYRRGPGMGVVVVPTLPQGSPMKDRLNLPSVLVLAGCGISHAGEQREIAAFCAHVMELDLSHNKLQDWHEISKIVSNIPNLDFLNLSSNPLSEVVLEPSRAKAFARVRRLVLNNTQVSWNTVLVLTREMPELEELFLCLNEYTTVSASTVPCPTLRLLHITDNNLQEWAEVRKIGPMFPGLETLVMSNCNLSSIQDSEEMLRRLFPNLRSINLHNSGLNRWEDIEKLNQFPKLEDVRLQGIPLLQTYTNTERRSLMVSHLPSVSSLNGSVVTDGEREDSERFFIRYHVDYPEEELPYRYHCLVTKYGKLEPLAEIDLRPRCHAKVEVHCEDKVAEVSIRLDQTVADLKKQLRTVVQLSANQMRLYYIDKECVFGPEEMKYHTRALHSYSIQDGDELLVVPKAGRGTTTTAKPLSNLNSKTLTPPP; encoded by the exons ATGGA GCCTTCTCTGCAGAAACCCACAATGAGCTGTGATAGTGGACTGGTGGAGAGGAACATTGCTGGAG CTGACCCTGCCAGGCTAATCTCTATGAGTGTTTGGCTCTTTTACCACTTCGGCGACCCAGCCGACCCAGAGGGGATGTGGGACAGTGGGGCCGTGGTTCCACACGAGGAGGAGGGCCGCACCTTCATGCAGGTTCTCAGCGAGAAGTACAGCCCGGAAAACTTCCCGTATCGCCGAGGGCCCGGCATGGGCGTGGTGGTAGTGCCAACTCTCCCACAAGGCTCGCCCATGAAAG atcgTTTGAACCTTCCCAGTGTGCTcgtcctggctggctgtggaatCAGCCATgcgggagagcagagagagatagcagCCTTCTGTGCCCACGTGATGGAGCTTGACCTGTCCCACAACAAGCTCCAGGACTGGCATGAG ATCAGTAAGATTGTGTCAAACATCCCCAACCTGGACTTCCTCAACCTGAGCTCCAACCCGCTAAGTGAGGTTGTCTTGGAGCCTAGCCGTGCTAAGGCCTTTGCCCGAGTCCGACGCCTGGTCCTCAACAACACTCAAGTGTCCTGGAACACGGTGCTCGTACTAACACGGGAGATGCCTGA GCTGGAGGAGCTGTTCCTGTGCCTTAATGAGTACACCACCGTGTCAGCCTCTACTGTGCCCTGCCCCACACTGCGCCTGCTGCACATCACAGACAACAACCTGCAGGAATGGGCCGAGGTGCGCAAGATTGGGCCCATGTTCCCCGGCTTGGAAACTCTGGTTATGTCCAACTGCAACCTGAGTTCCATTCAGGACTCAGAAGAAATGCTGCGGCGCCTCTTCCCCAACCTACGCAGCATCAATCTGCACAACTCAG GTCTTAACCGATGGGAGGACATAGAGAAGCTGAACCAGTTTCCTAAACTGGAAGATGTGAGGCTGCAGGGGATTCCCTTACTGCAGACCTATACCAACACAGAGCGTCGGAGCCTCATGGTATCACA CCTGCCCTCTGTATCATCACTCAATGGCAGTGTGGTGacggacggggagagagaggactccGAGAGGTTCTTCATCCGTTACCATGTCGACTACCCAGAGGAGGAGCTACCTTACAG GTACCACTGCCTGGTGACCAAATACGGGAAGCTGGAACCCTTGGCTGAGATCGACCTTCGACCCCGCTGCCACGCCAAGGTGGAGGTGCACTGCGAGGACAAGGTGGCGGAGGTGAGTATCCGCCTGGACCAGACTGTGGCCGACCTGAAGAAACAGCTGAGGACAGTGGTGCAGCTGTCGGCCAATCAGATGCGTCTTTACTACATCGACAAGGAGTGTGTCTTTGGGCCGGAGGAGATGAAGTACCACACCAGAGCCCTCCACTCCTACAGTATCCAGGACGGGGACGAACTCCTGGTGGTGCCTAAGGCTGGCCGAGGGACTACCACCACTGCCAAACCACTATCAAACCTTAACTCCAAAACCTTAACTCCCccgccatag
- the LOC129821962 gene encoding tubulin-specific chaperone cofactor E-like protein isoform X1, translating to MEPSLQKPTMSCDSGLVERNIAGADPEGMWDSGAVVPHEEEGRTFMQVLSEKYSPENFPYRRGPGMGVVVVPTLPQGSPMKDRLNLPSVLVLAGCGISHAGEQREIAAFCAHVMELDLSHNKLQDWHEISKIVSNIPNLDFLNLSSNPLSEVVLEPSRAKAFARVRRLVLNNTQVSWNTVLVLTREMPELEELFLCLNEYTTVSASTVPCPTLRLLHITDNNLQEWAEVRKIGPMFPGLETLVMSNCNLSSIQDSEEMLRRLFPNLRSINLHNSGLNRWEDIEKLNQFPKLEDVRLQGIPLLQTYTNTERRSLMVSHLPSVSSLNGSVVTDGEREDSERFFIRYHVDYPEEELPYRYHCLVTKYGKLEPLAEIDLRPRCHAKVEVHCEDKVAEVSIRLDQTVADLKKQLRTVVQLSANQMRLYYIDKECVFGPEEMKYHTRALHSYSIQDGDELLVVPKAGRGTTTTAKPLSNLNSKTLTPPP from the exons ATGGA GCCTTCTCTGCAGAAACCCACAATGAGCTGTGATAGTGGACTGGTGGAGAGGAACATTGCTGGAG CCGACCCAGAGGGGATGTGGGACAGTGGGGCCGTGGTTCCACACGAGGAGGAGGGCCGCACCTTCATGCAGGTTCTCAGCGAGAAGTACAGCCCGGAAAACTTCCCGTATCGCCGAGGGCCCGGCATGGGCGTGGTGGTAGTGCCAACTCTCCCACAAGGCTCGCCCATGAAAG atcgTTTGAACCTTCCCAGTGTGCTcgtcctggctggctgtggaatCAGCCATgcgggagagcagagagagatagcagCCTTCTGTGCCCACGTGATGGAGCTTGACCTGTCCCACAACAAGCTCCAGGACTGGCATGAG ATCAGTAAGATTGTGTCAAACATCCCCAACCTGGACTTCCTCAACCTGAGCTCCAACCCGCTAAGTGAGGTTGTCTTGGAGCCTAGCCGTGCTAAGGCCTTTGCCCGAGTCCGACGCCTGGTCCTCAACAACACTCAAGTGTCCTGGAACACGGTGCTCGTACTAACACGGGAGATGCCTGA GCTGGAGGAGCTGTTCCTGTGCCTTAATGAGTACACCACCGTGTCAGCCTCTACTGTGCCCTGCCCCACACTGCGCCTGCTGCACATCACAGACAACAACCTGCAGGAATGGGCCGAGGTGCGCAAGATTGGGCCCATGTTCCCCGGCTTGGAAACTCTGGTTATGTCCAACTGCAACCTGAGTTCCATTCAGGACTCAGAAGAAATGCTGCGGCGCCTCTTCCCCAACCTACGCAGCATCAATCTGCACAACTCAG GTCTTAACCGATGGGAGGACATAGAGAAGCTGAACCAGTTTCCTAAACTGGAAGATGTGAGGCTGCAGGGGATTCCCTTACTGCAGACCTATACCAACACAGAGCGTCGGAGCCTCATGGTATCACA CCTGCCCTCTGTATCATCACTCAATGGCAGTGTGGTGacggacggggagagagaggactccGAGAGGTTCTTCATCCGTTACCATGTCGACTACCCAGAGGAGGAGCTACCTTACAG GTACCACTGCCTGGTGACCAAATACGGGAAGCTGGAACCCTTGGCTGAGATCGACCTTCGACCCCGCTGCCACGCCAAGGTGGAGGTGCACTGCGAGGACAAGGTGGCGGAGGTGAGTATCCGCCTGGACCAGACTGTGGCCGACCTGAAGAAACAGCTGAGGACAGTGGTGCAGCTGTCGGCCAATCAGATGCGTCTTTACTACATCGACAAGGAGTGTGTCTTTGGGCCGGAGGAGATGAAGTACCACACCAGAGCCCTCCACTCCTACAGTATCCAGGACGGGGACGAACTCCTGGTGGTGCCTAAGGCTGGCCGAGGGACTACCACCACTGCCAAACCACTATCAAACCTTAACTCCAAAACCTTAACTCCCccgccatag